In Streptomyces nojiriensis, the sequence CCTTGCCGTCCACAGCCCGGACCCGGGGGCCAGGAGCCGCAGGTCAGGGCCCGAAGGCCAGGACCCGGAGGCCAGGACCCGAGGGCCAGACCCGGGGAGCGGTCAGCCGAGTCGGACGTTGTCGACGGTCCAGAACCAGTTGTTGTTGCCGCTGTAGCGGAAGCGGACCTGCACGTCGGTGGCGCCGGCCGGGACCTGGAGGGCGACGGACTCGGACCTGGCGACGGCGTCGGCGGTGTAGGTCTTCACCACGGTCGGGGCCGCGCCGTTGTACGAGACCAGGACCTGGGCGGTCTGGCCGGCCTCGTGGCGGTAGTGCGTCTGGAAGGTCAGATTCCGCGTGCTGCCGCCGCTGACCGCCCACTTGGGGGTGACGAGGGTGGAGTCGAAGGTGCCGGTGTGGCTCTTGTCGTCCCACTCGTCGGAGTCGGCGACGGCGAAGACGTCACGGGAGCGGACGTTCAGCTCGCGCCACTGGTCGCGCTGCGACTGGCTCCAGAACTCGTCGGTCGCGAAGGCCCAGCCGGCCCACTCGGTGACACCGCCCGTGCCCATCTTGGAGTTGTCGACGGACCAGTCGGCGGGCGGGGTGTGCGTGAAGCCCTTCACCCCGGCCGGGATGCCCGTCTCGTCGACCCGGGCCTGGAGGTTCGGGCGCAGGGTGTCGAAGGGGTCGTCGTCCGGGGCGTTCAGCGGGACGCCGTCGAGGCCGGAGCCGCTGACGCCGACCTGGGCGAGCGCGGTGGCGGCTACGTCGGCCAGACGTACGTCGCCGCGTACGGAGCCGGCCGGGATGCCCGCGCCCTTGGCGATGACGAAGGTGCCGCGCTCCTGGATGGTCGAGCCGCCGTGGCCGCCGGAGTCGGTGTGGCCGTGGTCGGTGGTGACCAGGATCTTCCAGTTCTCCTGGGCGTACGTCGGGCGGTTCTTGACGGCGGTGAGGAGCTGGCCGACCAGGGTGTCGACGCGGGCGACGGTGTCGAGGTACTGCTGGCTGGCCGCGCCGTAGGAGTGGCCGGCCGCGTCGATCTCGCCGAGGTAGACGAAGGCGGCGTCCGGGTTCTGGTCGCGCAGTTCGGCGGCGGCAGCAGCAGCGATCTTCGGGTCCTCGGTACGGTAGCCGTCGCGGTCGCCCTTGAGGGAGAGGCGCTTGTCGACCTTCGCGGAGAAGATCGGGCCGTTCTGGTCGGTGGAGGTGATGGGCTCCCAGTCGGCGGCCGCGTACGTGTTGAGCGCCGGCTTGGCGTTCTCGATGCGGGTCAGGAAGTCCGGGTAGGCGGCGTAGTTCTTGCCGGTGAAGGAGTTGTCCTTCACGCCGTGCTTGTCGGGCCACACCCCGGTGGCGATGGTGGACCAGCCGGGGCCCGAGGAGGTGGCGGCCATCGGGCTCGCGTAGAGGGTGCTGCGGGCGGTCAGGCCCTGGGCCATCAGGCCGTTCAGGTGGGGTGCGTCGGCGGCCTTGACGCGGTCCAGGACCGCGCCGTCGATGCCGATGACGAGGACCTTGTCGGTGTTGGCCGCCGCGGCGGCGGCGCCGGCCGGGGTGGCCGCGACGGTGGCGGCGATCAGGGCGGAGGTGACGGCGGTCGCGGCGATGGCACGACGTCCGGGCAGGACAGGGGACACGTACTCCTCCTGGGAGCAAGTGAGCGGCGAAAGGAACGGGGTAGTTTCGGCGTTCGGCGTTCGGCGTACGTTCCGGTGTGCTGTGTTCCGGTGTGCACCGGGTCCGGACCGAAGGTGCGGTCTTCGGTCCAGACCCGTTACACAAAGGTCACTCTGACGGTCGGGGGTGGCCGGCAAGTAACCGGTCAGCTTCCGGTTGCCGACTTCCACGCGTCGACGTAGCCGGTGAGGTTCTTGTCGATGTCGGCCCAGTTCGGCTCGAAGATCTCCACGCCCGCCATCAGCTTGGTGAGTTCGACGGCGTTGGCGTCGGTCGGCTTGACGTCGGTGCGCGCCGGGAAGCCGCCGCCGACCCCGCTGACCAGCTGCTGGGCCTCCTCGCTGAGCAGGAAGTCGAGGAGCTTCTTGCCGTTCTCGGTGTGCGGGGCCCGGTCGACGAGGCCGGCCGCGTACGGCAGGGCGAAGCTGGTGGGCTTGCCGCCCTCCTTCGCCGGGAACCAGATGCCCAGGTTCGGCATGGACTTGGACTGCGCGAAGTTCATCTGGACGTCGCCGTTGGCCACGAGCAGCTCGCCCTTGTCGGTCTTGGGCGCCAGCTTGCTGGTGGAGGAGGACGGGCCGACGTTGTTGGCCTGGAGCTTCTTCAGGTACTCCATCGCCGGCTCCTGGCCGCCGAAGTCGTGCATCGACTTGATGAGCACGGCGGTTCCGTCGCCCGCGACGCCCGGGGTGGAGTACTGCAGCTTGCCCTTGTACTTGGCGTCCAGCAGCTCCTCCCACGTCTTGGGGGCCTCGGAGAGCTCCTTCTTGTTGTAGACGAAGCCGAAGTAGTTGTTGACGACCGAGGTCCACTTGCCGTCGGCGGCCTTGTCCGCGCCGTTGACCTTCTCGGAGCCCTGCGGCTTGTAGGACTGGAGCAGGCCCTTGCCGTCGGCCTGCTGGATGAAGGGCGGCAGCGTGATCAGTACGTCGGCCTGGGTGTTGGTCTTCTCGCGGACGGCGCGCTGCACCATCTCGCCGGAGCCGCCCTCGACGTACTTGACCTCGATGCCGGTCTTCTTGGTGAAGTCGGCGAAGACCTTGTCGTACCAGCCGTCGCCCTTCTCGCTCTTGAGGCCGTCGGCGCTGTAGACGGTGACGACCTTCTCGCCGCCCTCACCGTCCGCGGCCGGGGAGCCGCCGCCGCAGGCGGTGAGGGAGGAGGCGAGGGCGAGGCTGGCGGTGACGACGGTGGCGGTGCGGAGGAGTCTCTTGCGGGTCATGGAACTTCCTTACGGGGAAAGGGAGTCGGAAGGGTGGTCGCAGGGGAGGGCGGTTCAGCGGTAGGAGGCTCTGGTGCGGACGCGGGAGACGGCCAGGAGGACCAGCAGGGTGGTGGCCATCAGGACCACGGCGACGGCGGAGCCGCTGTAGAGCGAACCGCGGTCGGTGGCGGTGAAGATGCGGACCGGGAGGGGCATCCAGTCCGGCGGGTAGAGCATCATCGTGGCGCTCAGCTCGCCCATGGACAGGGCGAAGCAGAGACCGGCCGCGGCCGTGAGGGACGGCAGCAGGAGGGGGAGTTTGACCCGCCACAGGACGTACCCGGGACGGGCGCCCAGGGAGGCGGCCGCCTGCTCGTACGCGGGGTCGAGCCGTACGATCGCCGCCGAGACCGACTGGTGGGCGAACGCCGTGACAAGGATCGTGTGCGCCAGGATGACGATCGAGCTGGTGCCGTTGAGCAGGACCGGGGGCCGGCTGAAGGCGACGAGCACGGCGAGGCCGACGACCACGGACGGCACGGCGACGGGCAGCATGAACAGCGCGTCCAGGAACCGCTTCCCGCGCTTCCTCAGCGTGGCCGCGGCCAGCGCGGCCCAGGTGCCGACGGCGAGCGCGAGGAGGCTGGCGGCGAGGGCGGTGACCAGGCTGGTGGTCAGGGCCTGGAGGGATTCGCCGCGCACGGCGGCCGCGTAGTTCTCGGTGGTCGGTCCGGAGGGGAAGGCCCCGGACCAGTGGGTGGCGAAGGAGGCCGCGACCACGACGAGCAGGGGCAGGGCGAACAGCGGCAGGAAGAGGAGGCCGAAGAGGCCCCAGGCGGCCCAGCGGCCGCTCTTGCTATGCACCAGCACGCTTGCCCACCACCCGGTAGAGGCCGAACAGGCCGACGGATATCGCGATGTTGACGACGGCGACCACGCAGGCGGCCGCGTAGTCGGATTCGAGGATGGCCTTGCCGTAGATGAGCATCGGGAGGGTCGTGACGTCCTTGGCGCCGGTGAACAGGACGATCCCGAACTCGTTCAGGCACATGACCAGGACGAGGCTGCCGCCCGCGGCGAGGGCGGGGAGGGCCTCGGGCAGGATCACCTGCCGGACGATCCGGGCGGGCCGGGCACCGAGGCCGGCGGCGACCTCCAGCTGGGCGGTGTCCAGCTGGGAGAAGGCGGCGAGCAGCGGACGCATCACGAAGGGCGTGAAGTACGTGATCTCCGCGAGCAGGACGCCCCAGGGGGTGGCGAGGAAGTGGAAGGGCCCCTCGGCGGCACCGGTGAGGTCGGTGACGAGGCCGTTGGCCATGCCGACCGTGCCGTAGACGAAGAGGAGGGCGAGGGTGATGAGGAAGGAGGGGAAGGAGAGGAAGACGTCGATGAACTTGGCGACGGCGCGGGCCCCGGGGAAGGGCACGAAGGCGATGATCAGCGCGAGCACGAAGCCGAGTACGAGGCAGCCGGCGGTCGCACCGACGGCCAGCCAGACGGTGGTCCCGAGGGCCTCGCGGAAGCTCTGCGAGGCGAAGACGGAGGCGTACGCGTCGAAGGCGCCGCCGCCGTTCTCGGGGCTGAGCGACTGCTGGACGACGAGCACGAGCGGGTACAGGAACACCAGCCCGAGCACGACCACGGGCGGCAGGGCCCATAGCGCCGACTTCAGCCCCGCCGGCGTTTGAGGCGCGGGGCCGGGGGCGGAGCCCCGCTCTTCCAGCCCCGCCGGCGTTTGAGGCGCGGGGCCGGGGGCGGAGCCCCGATCCTTCAGCCCCGCCGGCGTTTGAGGCGCGGGGTCCGGGGCGGAGCCCCGCTCTTCCAGCCCCGCCGGCGATTGAGGCGCGGGGTCCGGGGCGGAGCCCCGGTGCTCGGCCGGGACGGGCACCGCGCGCCGCGTGGCCTCAGCCATCCGACACCCCCGCCCCCAGCAGCACGGCGTCCCGCGGCTCGAAGTGCAGCGTGACCCGGTCCCCCAGCGCGGGCGTCTCCCGCAGCTCGGGGAGGTCCGCCTTCACGCGGTGGCCGCCGACGTCCACGTACAGCCGGTGCGTCGAGCCGCGCCACTGCACCTCGGCGATGGTGCCGCTCAGCGTGTTCGGGCCGGTGCCGGTGCCGAGGCCGAGCAGGTGCGGCCGTACGCACAGGGTCGCGCTCGCCCCGACGGCCGCGCGGCCCCGGTCCAGGGCCAGGGGGTGCCCGGCGAACAGCACGCCCCCGTCGGCCACCGTCACCGGAAGCAGGTTCGCGTTGCCGACGAACGAGGCGGTGAACTCGGTGCGCGGGGCCCGGTACAGCTCCTGTGGGGTCCCGCAGTCCTGCAGCCGGGCCCGGTCCATGACGGCGATCCGGTCGGCCAGGGTGAGCGCCTCCACCTGGTCGTGGGTGACGTACAGGATCGATACGTCGGGCAGTTCGCGGTGCAGGCGGGCCAGCTCGGTGAGCATCCCGGAGCGCAGCTGCGCGTCGAGGGCGGACAGCGGCTCGTCGAGCAGGAGCACCCCGGGGCGGATGGCGAGGGCCCGGGCGATGGCCACGCGCTGCTGCTGGCCGCCGGAGAGTTCGCGGGGGTAGCGCCGCGCGTAGGCGGCCATGCCGGTGAGTTCGAGGGCCTCGGCGACCCGGCCGGGGATCTCGGCCCTGGGGGCCTTGCGGGCCTTGAGGCCGAAGGCGACGTTGTCCTCGACCCGCATGTGCGGGAAGAGCGCGTACTGCTGGACGACCATGCCGATGCCGCGCTTGTGCGGCGGGAGCGCGGTGACGTCCCGACCGCCGATCAGCACCCGCCCCGCGACGGGCCGTACGAAACCGGCGACGGCGCGCAGGGCCGTGGTCTTGCCGGAACCGGAGGGGCCGAGCAGGGCCATCACCTCGCCCGGTTCGACGGTCAGGTCGAGGGATTCCAGGACGGTGTTGCCGCCGTAGGCGACGCTGACCCCGTCGAAACGGATACCGCTCACGGCGACTCCAGGAGCAACGGGGGGAGTTCGGCGACGGAGGCCAGGACGTGGGTCGCGCCGTGTTCCGCCAGCGCCGCGCGGTCGTGGGCGCCGGTGAGGACGCCCGCCACGGTGCCAGCTCCGGCGCGGCGGCCGCTGAGCATGTCGTAGGCGGTGTCGCCCGCGACCACGACGTCGCGTACGTCGGCCACGGCGCCGGTGCGCAGGAACGCGGTCAGCACCATGTCCGGGTACGGGCGGCCGCGGCCGCCCGCGTCGGCGGGGCAGAGGGTGAGGTCGGCGAGGTCCTGCCAGCCAAGGGCGTCGAGGATGGCGTCCTGGGTGACCCGGGCGAAGCCGGTGGTCAGGACGACGGTGCAGCCTTCGGCGCGGAGCTGCTCGATCGCGGCGCGGGCACCGGGGAGCGGGGTGACGAGACCTCCGTCGACGAGGGCGCCGTAGGCCTCCTCGAAGGCGGAGTTGGCGCGGCGGGCGAGCTCCTCCGTACCGAAGAGGTGGCGGAAGACCGAGATCTTGGACTCGCCCATGGTGTCGAGGACGTACCGGAGCTTCTCGGCGTGGTCGGGGGTCCCGGGCTCGACGCCGAGACGCTCGGCGGCCTGCTCGAAGGCGCGCTCGACGAGGCCGCCGTCGGCGACGGTGGTGCCGGCCATGTCGAGGACGACCAGCTTGCGCCGGGTGACGTCGGTTGCGTGGGTGATGCTGCTGTCGCTGTCGCTCATCTGACTTACCAGCCCAGTTCGTTCGCGGTGGTCTCGGCTATGGCGGGCGAGCAGGTCATGCCGCGCCCGCCGGGTCCGGTCACCAGCCAGACGCCGTCGGCCACCTGCTGGCGGTGGACGACGCGGGTGGTGTCGGTGCACTGCGCGTACACGCCCGCCCAGCGGTGGCGGATCCTCGGCAGCGGGCGGCCGAGGAAGGACTCGGCCACGGCGGCGACGTGCTCGTAGGGGTCTTCGAGGGTGTCGAAGGCGAAGGGGTGCTCGTACTCGTGGGTGTCGCCGATGGTCAGTCCGCCGTCCCGGCGCTGGACCATCAGCAGCTGCATCTTGTGCTCGGCGGCGACCGGCGCCTGCGCCTGCTCGGCGTTGAGGGCGTCGAGCGCGGGGGACTGGTAGGCGGGGTAGTAGCGGAAGCTGTCGGCGTCCGCGACCGAGGTGGTCAGCGGCTCGCCGAGCGGGTCGGTCTGCATCATCTGGAGGCGGACGCGGCGCACGGGCAGGTCCGGGACCAGTTCGCGGACCAGGCCGGACAGCCAGGCACCGGTGGCCAGGACCACCGCGTCGGCGCGGTGGACGTCGCCGTGGTCGTCGCGGACGGCCGCGGCGCCGGCTCCGAGGCCCGCTCCGGCTCCGGCTCCGGCTCCGAGGCCCGCTCCCGCTCCGGCTCCGAGTCCGGCCACCTCGCGGACCTCGCGACCGGCGAGGAAGGTGTAGCGGCCGGCGGCGCGGGTGCGCAGGGCCTCCCGGAGGCGGAGCTGCGCGGTGCGCGGTTCGACGGCCGCGTCCCGCTCGCACCACAGGGCCGCCTCGAACGCGCCGCGCAGGGCCGGGTTGATCTCCCGCGCCTCGGCCGCGGTGAGCAGCTTGTAGCCGCGGGCGGCGGCGTCCGGGCGGGCCAGGGCCGCCTCGGCGACGGCGAGTTCGCGGGGGGTGCGGACGGGGGTGAGGGAGCCGTTGGCACGGAAGCCCAGGCCGGGCACCTCCGCGCCGATGCGCTCCCAGAGCTCGCGGGCCCGCAGGGCGGTGTCCAGCTCCTCTCCCCCGGCCCGTCCGCTGACCCAGATCTGGCCGAAATTACGCAGGGACGCGCCGCGGGCCTCCGCTTCTCGCTCGATCTGGACGACCTCGTGGCCGCGTTCGACTGCTTGCCAGGCGTGCATGGTGCCGACCACGCCGCCTCCGACGACTATGACTCTCACGCCGCCAACGGTGGGGCGGGGCCGTGACCCGGGAGGAGCGGTCCGGCAACGACCCGGTGAACAGCCCTCGACACTTGGACTAGACCCGTTATCTTTCTGTGATGTAAATGGATCCCGTTCCGTCCGGTACGGACCGATAGCTCCTGGGCTATTCGGCGCGCAGGCGGGTCGTGAAGCTGAACCGGTCACCACGGTAGAGCGAACGCACCCGTTCCAGCGGCCGGCCGTCCTGGTCCCGCGAGAAGCGGTGGATGAGCAGCATGGGGAGAGCGGGCGGGGTGCCGATCAGCAGGGCTTCGCGCGGGGTCGCCAGGACCGTCTCCAGCTTTTCGTCGGCCTCGCCGAAGGAGATGCCGAGGCTGTCGCGCAGGTACCCGTAGAAAGAGGAGTCCGGCTGGAAGTCGCTGTCCAGGCGGGGGACCCGGGCCACCCGGATGTACGTGCTCTCCAGGCCGACGCGCTCGTCGTCGGCGAGCAGGACCCGCTCCAGGTGCCAGACGGGCTCGCCGGGCTCGGCCC encodes:
- a CDS encoding phosphonatase-like hydrolase: MSDSDSSITHATDVTRRKLVVLDMAGTTVADGGLVERAFEQAAERLGVEPGTPDHAEKLRYVLDTMGESKISVFRHLFGTEELARRANSAFEEAYGALVDGGLVTPLPGARAAIEQLRAEGCTVVLTTGFARVTQDAILDALGWQDLADLTLCPADAGGRGRPYPDMVLTAFLRTGAVADVRDVVVAGDTAYDMLSGRRAGAGTVAGVLTGAHDRAALAEHGATHVLASVAELPPLLLESP
- a CDS encoding 2-aminoethylphosphonate ABC transporter substrate-binding protein, with amino-acid sequence MTRKRLLRTATVVTASLALASSLTACGGGSPAADGEGGEKVVTVYSADGLKSEKGDGWYDKVFADFTKKTGIEVKYVEGGSGEMVQRAVREKTNTQADVLITLPPFIQQADGKGLLQSYKPQGSEKVNGADKAADGKWTSVVNNYFGFVYNKKELSEAPKTWEELLDAKYKGKLQYSTPGVAGDGTAVLIKSMHDFGGQEPAMEYLKKLQANNVGPSSSTSKLAPKTDKGELLVANGDVQMNFAQSKSMPNLGIWFPAKEGGKPTSFALPYAAGLVDRAPHTENGKKLLDFLLSEEAQQLVSGVGGGFPARTDVKPTDANAVELTKLMAGVEIFEPNWADIDKNLTGYVDAWKSATGS
- a CDS encoding TIGR03364 family FAD-dependent oxidoreductase, with the protein product MRVIVVGGGVVGTMHAWQAVERGHEVVQIEREAEARGASLRNFGQIWVSGRAGGEELDTALRARELWERIGAEVPGLGFRANGSLTPVRTPRELAVAEAALARPDAAARGYKLLTAAEAREINPALRGAFEAALWCERDAAVEPRTAQLRLREALRTRAAGRYTFLAGREVREVAGLGAGAGAGLGAGAGAGAGLGAGAAAVRDDHGDVHRADAVVLATGAWLSGLVRELVPDLPVRRVRLQMMQTDPLGEPLTTSVADADSFRYYPAYQSPALDALNAEQAQAPVAAEHKMQLLMVQRRDGGLTIGDTHEYEHPFAFDTLEDPYEHVAAVAESFLGRPLPRIRHRWAGVYAQCTDTTRVVHRQQVADGVWLVTGPGGRGMTCSPAIAETTANELGW
- a CDS encoding ABC transporter ATP-binding protein, which encodes MSGIRFDGVSVAYGGNTVLESLDLTVEPGEVMALLGPSGSGKTTALRAVAGFVRPVAGRVLIGGRDVTALPPHKRGIGMVVQQYALFPHMRVEDNVAFGLKARKAPRAEIPGRVAEALELTGMAAYARRYPRELSGGQQQRVAIARALAIRPGVLLLDEPLSALDAQLRSGMLTELARLHRELPDVSILYVTHDQVEALTLADRIAVMDRARLQDCGTPQELYRAPRTEFTASFVGNANLLPVTVADGGVLFAGHPLALDRGRAAVGASATLCVRPHLLGLGTGTGPNTLSGTIAEVQWRGSTHRLYVDVGGHRVKADLPELRETPALGDRVTLHFEPRDAVLLGAGVSDG
- a CDS encoding alkaline phosphatase family protein, with the translated sequence MSPVLPGRRAIAATAVTSALIAATVAATPAGAAAAAANTDKVLVIGIDGAVLDRVKAADAPHLNGLMAQGLTARSTLYASPMAATSSGPGWSTIATGVWPDKHGVKDNSFTGKNYAAYPDFLTRIENAKPALNTYAAADWEPITSTDQNGPIFSAKVDKRLSLKGDRDGYRTEDPKIAAAAAAELRDQNPDAAFVYLGEIDAAGHSYGAASQQYLDTVARVDTLVGQLLTAVKNRPTYAQENWKILVTTDHGHTDSGGHGGSTIQERGTFVIAKGAGIPAGSVRGDVRLADVAATALAQVGVSGSGLDGVPLNAPDDDPFDTLRPNLQARVDETGIPAGVKGFTHTPPADWSVDNSKMGTGGVTEWAGWAFATDEFWSQSQRDQWRELNVRSRDVFAVADSDEWDDKSHTGTFDSTLVTPKWAVSGGSTRNLTFQTHYRHEAGQTAQVLVSYNGAAPTVVKTYTADAVARSESVALQVPAGATDVQVRFRYSGNNNWFWTVDNVRLG
- a CDS encoding 2-aminoethylphosphonate ABC transporter permease subunit, which translates into the protein MKSALWALPPVVVLGLVFLYPLVLVVQQSLSPENGGGAFDAYASVFASQSFREALGTTVWLAVGATAGCLVLGFVLALIIAFVPFPGARAVAKFIDVFLSFPSFLITLALLFVYGTVGMANGLVTDLTGAAEGPFHFLATPWGVLLAEITYFTPFVMRPLLAAFSQLDTAQLEVAAGLGARPARIVRQVILPEALPALAAGGSLVLVMCLNEFGIVLFTGAKDVTTLPMLIYGKAILESDYAAACVVAVVNIAISVGLFGLYRVVGKRAGA
- a CDS encoding ABC transporter permease, which gives rise to MLVHSKSGRWAAWGLFGLLFLPLFALPLLVVVAASFATHWSGAFPSGPTTENYAAAVRGESLQALTTSLVTALAASLLALAVGTWAALAAATLRKRGKRFLDALFMLPVAVPSVVVGLAVLVAFSRPPVLLNGTSSIVILAHTILVTAFAHQSVSAAIVRLDPAYEQAAASLGARPGYVLWRVKLPLLLPSLTAAAGLCFALSMGELSATMMLYPPDWMPLPVRIFTATDRGSLYSGSAVAVVLMATTLLVLLAVSRVRTRASYR